One Solanum pennellii chromosome 9, SPENNV200 DNA segment encodes these proteins:
- the LOC107029452 gene encoding uncharacterized protein LOC107029452 isoform X2, protein MVGWSYPDASLEDLVKMVKGFIDMAILASGYQSSGRLAHWDSHNIKNALQWALFLQNVMRDLSSSDDYKNSLEELDAALCEINSNPYLPQGLAHISSKVLSKASEFMLEHLISVFPLRDEHLKALLNASVEMDYYIHQKAHSRSLNDIFETLMCNTSRNAIPSEKKFPREESLNSLQNSSPSEQADDSIRSETGLNILSSGLRDLYVREDGNALDVKMTQTTNFMTEERPIDSAVWNSWKSRSLSYFLDKRTIRLVSGASLLFSAPKSQWIQVFQRMDISSQLEESLCEIVELGLLACVVDRWTFLIDRLMLTSYEFVTTSRLYNEVHNLVQRGCREETINSKEKGIIEYLEVFLHNRLYLLWELSPVLAAFAIPSWSNLFRKYLTELDSQVTGDFSFTRSDSSTKERRKYSECDVAERIWCLHVCHVGGSDVESS, encoded by the exons ATGGTGGGTTGGTCATACCCAGATGCTTCTCTGGAAGATTTGGTGAAAATGGTGAAAGGGTTCATAGATATGGCCATTCTTGCTTCTGGGTATCAATCATCTGGTCGTCTTGCTCACTGGGATTCACATAACATCAAAAATGCGCTTCAATGGGCTCTATTTCTCCAGAAT GTGATGAGGGACTTAAGTAGCTCAGATGACTATAAAAACTCTTTGGAGGAGCTTGATGCAGCTTTATGTGAAATAAACTCTAATCCATATCTCCCTCAG GGTCTAGCCCATATTTCTTCAAAGGTCCTTAGCAAAGCGAGTGAATTTATGCTAGAACATCTCATCAGTGTCTTTCCACTGAGAGATGAACACTTGAAAGCTTTACTGAATGCAAGTGTTGAGATGGATTATTACATACACCAGAAGGCACATAGTAGATCTCTCAATGACATTTTCGAAACCTTGATGTGTAATACATCTAGAAACGCTATTCCTAGTGAGAAAAAGTTTCCAAGGGAGGAATCTCTAAACTCATTGCAAAATTCTTCTCCAAGTGAACAAGCTGATGATTCAATCAGAT CAGAGACAGGGTTGAACATTTTGTCCAGTGGCTTAAGAGATCTGTATGTGAGGGAGGATGGCAATGCTTTAGATGTAAAAATGACGCAGACAACAAATTTCAT GACTGAAGAAAGACCAATCGATTCTGCTGTCTGGAATTCTTGGAAATCAAGAAGCCTCTCATATTTTCTAGACAAGAGAACTATTAGACTGGTCTCAGGTGCCAGCCTGCTGTTTTCTGCCCCTAAGAGCCAATGGATTCAAGTGTTTCAGAGGATGGATATATCATCTCAACTTGAAGAGAGTTTGTGTGAAATAGTT GAGCTCGGGTTACTAGCATGTGTAGTGGATAGATGGACTTTTCTGATTGACCGTTTGATGTTGACCTCTTATGAGTTTGTCACCACTTCGAGGCTATACAATGAGGTGCATAACTTGGTCCAGAGAGGTTGTAGAGAGGAAACCATCAACTCAaag GAAAAAGGAATTATTGAGTACCTTGAAGTTTTCTTACACAATCGGCTATATCTCTTGTGGGAACTATCTCCAGTCCTAGCAGCATTTGCAATTCCTTCCTG GTCAAATTTGTTTAGAAAATATCTGACAGAGCTTGACAGTCAAGTTACAGGAGACTTTTCATTTACTAG ATCCGATAGTAGTACTAAGGAAAGGAGGAAGTATAGTGAAT GTGATGTTGCTGAGAGAATTTGGTGCCTTCATGTTTGTCATGTTGGTGGTTCTGATGTAGAATCTAGTTGA
- the LOC107031614 gene encoding protein FLUORESCENT IN BLUE LIGHT, chloroplastic-like isoform X1: MMMKQQWLLSQSQFLSDSFKSGHVKCIFLESGQLSSKWGKALPQKLFYRHTKKGARCIHIDFKDILQFRHPAAALIVTNALMMTTPLDALAQTCEADTSVSNMPLLLLVALVGATVGGLLARQRKAELQRLNEQLRQINTALRRQANIESYAPTLSYAPVGGKISVSEVIVDPKKEELISHLKSGKNFLRNQALEKAFLEFKTALKLAQDLKDPIEEKKAARGLGASLQRQGKYKEAIEYHSMVLDISGRNGEESGSTEAYGAIADCYTELGDIERAAKYYDKYIARLQSD; the protein is encoded by the exons atgatgatgaaacAACAATGGCTTCTTTCACAGAGTCAATTTCTATCTGATTCTTTCAAATCTGGTCATGTCAAATGTATTTTCTTGGAGTCCGGGCAGTTAAGTAGTAAATGGGGAAAAGCTCTACCACAGAAGCTTTTCTACAGACATACCAAGAAAGGTGCAAGATGCATCCATATTGATTTCAAG GATATTTTGCAGTTCAGACACCCTGCAGCAGCATTAATCGTGACCAATGCATTGATGATGACTACACCTTTAGACGCCTTGGCTCAAACATGTGAAGCCGATACTTCTGTTTCCAATATGCCATTATTACTTCTTGTTGCCCTTGTTGGGGCCACCGTGGGAG GACTACTTGCACGTCAGAGAAAAGCGGAACTGCAGCGTTTAAATGAGCAGCTCCGCCAGATTAATACAGCGCTTAGAAGGCAAGCCAATATAGAGTCCTATGCACCTACCTTAAGTTATGCTCCTGTTGGTGGTAAGATTTCAGTAAGTGAAGTGATTGTTGATCCAAAAAAGGAGGAATTAATTTCTCACTTGAAAAGTGGGAAGAATTTTCTGAGAAATCAAGCTCTAGAAAAGGCTTTTTTGGAGTTTAAAACAGCTCTTAAGCTTGCACAGGACCTAAAAGACCCTATAGAGGAAAAGAAGGCAGCGAGGGGCTTAG GGGCATCGTTACAAAGGCAGGGCAAGTACAAGGAAGCGATTGAATACCATTCTATGGTTCTTGATATCTCGGGAAGAAATGGGGAGGAGTCTGGCAGCACAGAAGCTTATGGAGCAATAGCTGATTGCTATACCGAGCTTGGAGACATAGAACGAGCTGCAAAATACTATGACAAATACATTGCAAGGCTACAGAGTGACTAA
- the LOC107031614 gene encoding protein FLUORESCENT IN BLUE LIGHT, chloroplastic-like isoform X2 has protein sequence MMMKQQWLLSQSQFLSDSFKSGHVKCIFLESGQLSSKWGKALPQKLFYRHTKKGARCIHIDFKFRHPAAALIVTNALMMTTPLDALAQTCEADTSVSNMPLLLLVALVGATVGGLLARQRKAELQRLNEQLRQINTALRRQANIESYAPTLSYAPVGGKISVSEVIVDPKKEELISHLKSGKNFLRNQALEKAFLEFKTALKLAQDLKDPIEEKKAARGLGASLQRQGKYKEAIEYHSMVLDISGRNGEESGSTEAYGAIADCYTELGDIERAAKYYDKYIARLQSD, from the exons atgatgatgaaacAACAATGGCTTCTTTCACAGAGTCAATTTCTATCTGATTCTTTCAAATCTGGTCATGTCAAATGTATTTTCTTGGAGTCCGGGCAGTTAAGTAGTAAATGGGGAAAAGCTCTACCACAGAAGCTTTTCTACAGACATACCAAGAAAGGTGCAAGATGCATCCATATTGATTTCAAG TTCAGACACCCTGCAGCAGCATTAATCGTGACCAATGCATTGATGATGACTACACCTTTAGACGCCTTGGCTCAAACATGTGAAGCCGATACTTCTGTTTCCAATATGCCATTATTACTTCTTGTTGCCCTTGTTGGGGCCACCGTGGGAG GACTACTTGCACGTCAGAGAAAAGCGGAACTGCAGCGTTTAAATGAGCAGCTCCGCCAGATTAATACAGCGCTTAGAAGGCAAGCCAATATAGAGTCCTATGCACCTACCTTAAGTTATGCTCCTGTTGGTGGTAAGATTTCAGTAAGTGAAGTGATTGTTGATCCAAAAAAGGAGGAATTAATTTCTCACTTGAAAAGTGGGAAGAATTTTCTGAGAAATCAAGCTCTAGAAAAGGCTTTTTTGGAGTTTAAAACAGCTCTTAAGCTTGCACAGGACCTAAAAGACCCTATAGAGGAAAAGAAGGCAGCGAGGGGCTTAG GGGCATCGTTACAAAGGCAGGGCAAGTACAAGGAAGCGATTGAATACCATTCTATGGTTCTTGATATCTCGGGAAGAAATGGGGAGGAGTCTGGCAGCACAGAAGCTTATGGAGCAATAGCTGATTGCTATACCGAGCTTGGAGACATAGAACGAGCTGCAAAATACTATGACAAATACATTGCAAGGCTACAGAGTGACTAA
- the LOC107029452 gene encoding uncharacterized protein LOC107029452 isoform X1 produces MVGWSYPDASLEDLVKMVKGFIDMAILASGYQSSGRLAHWDSHNIKNALQWALFLQNVMRDLSSSDDYKNSLEELDAALCEINSNPYLPQGLAHISSKVLSKASEFMLEHLISVFPLRDEHLKALLNASVEMDYYIHQKAHSRSLNDIFETLMCNTSRNAIPSEKKFPREESLNSLQNSSPSEQADDSIRCEFSLFTAQALETRQLSVSLISAAETGLNILSSGLRDLYVREDGNALDVKMTQTTNFMTEERPIDSAVWNSWKSRSLSYFLDKRTIRLVSGASLLFSAPKSQWIQVFQRMDISSQLEESLCEIVELGLLACVVDRWTFLIDRLMLTSYEFVTTSRLYNEVHNLVQRGCREETINSKEKGIIEYLEVFLHNRLYLLWELSPVLAAFAIPSWSNLFRKYLTELDSQVTGDFSFTRSDSSTKERRKYSECDVAERIWCLHVCHVGGSDVESS; encoded by the exons ATGGTGGGTTGGTCATACCCAGATGCTTCTCTGGAAGATTTGGTGAAAATGGTGAAAGGGTTCATAGATATGGCCATTCTTGCTTCTGGGTATCAATCATCTGGTCGTCTTGCTCACTGGGATTCACATAACATCAAAAATGCGCTTCAATGGGCTCTATTTCTCCAGAAT GTGATGAGGGACTTAAGTAGCTCAGATGACTATAAAAACTCTTTGGAGGAGCTTGATGCAGCTTTATGTGAAATAAACTCTAATCCATATCTCCCTCAG GGTCTAGCCCATATTTCTTCAAAGGTCCTTAGCAAAGCGAGTGAATTTATGCTAGAACATCTCATCAGTGTCTTTCCACTGAGAGATGAACACTTGAAAGCTTTACTGAATGCAAGTGTTGAGATGGATTATTACATACACCAGAAGGCACATAGTAGATCTCTCAATGACATTTTCGAAACCTTGATGTGTAATACATCTAGAAACGCTATTCCTAGTGAGAAAAAGTTTCCAAGGGAGGAATCTCTAAACTCATTGCAAAATTCTTCTCCAAGTGAACAAGCTGATGATTCAATCAGATGTGAGTTTTCTCTCTTCACTGCACAAGCGCTTGAAACGAGGCAACTATCTGTTTCATTGATATCTGCAGCAGAGACAGGGTTGAACATTTTGTCCAGTGGCTTAAGAGATCTGTATGTGAGGGAGGATGGCAATGCTTTAGATGTAAAAATGACGCAGACAACAAATTTCAT GACTGAAGAAAGACCAATCGATTCTGCTGTCTGGAATTCTTGGAAATCAAGAAGCCTCTCATATTTTCTAGACAAGAGAACTATTAGACTGGTCTCAGGTGCCAGCCTGCTGTTTTCTGCCCCTAAGAGCCAATGGATTCAAGTGTTTCAGAGGATGGATATATCATCTCAACTTGAAGAGAGTTTGTGTGAAATAGTT GAGCTCGGGTTACTAGCATGTGTAGTGGATAGATGGACTTTTCTGATTGACCGTTTGATGTTGACCTCTTATGAGTTTGTCACCACTTCGAGGCTATACAATGAGGTGCATAACTTGGTCCAGAGAGGTTGTAGAGAGGAAACCATCAACTCAaag GAAAAAGGAATTATTGAGTACCTTGAAGTTTTCTTACACAATCGGCTATATCTCTTGTGGGAACTATCTCCAGTCCTAGCAGCATTTGCAATTCCTTCCTG GTCAAATTTGTTTAGAAAATATCTGACAGAGCTTGACAGTCAAGTTACAGGAGACTTTTCATTTACTAG ATCCGATAGTAGTACTAAGGAAAGGAGGAAGTATAGTGAAT GTGATGTTGCTGAGAGAATTTGGTGCCTTCATGTTTGTCATGTTGGTGGTTCTGATGTAGAATCTAGTTGA
- the LOC107031682 gene encoding 60S ribosomal protein L23, whose translation MSKRGRGGSAGNKFRMSLGLPVAATVNCADNTGAKNLYIISVKGIKGRLNRLPSACVGDMVMATVKKGKPDLRKKVMPAVIVRQRKPWRRKDGVFMYFEDNAGVIVNPKGEMKGSAITGPIGKECADLWPRIASAANAIV comes from the exons ATGTCGAAACGAG GACGAGGAGGTTCCGCCGGGAACAAGTTCAGAATGTCACTGGGTCTGCCGGTGGCGGCGACGGTGAACTGCGCCGATAACACTGGTGCTAAGAACCTGTACATCATTTCCGTGAAAGGGATCAAGGGAAGGCTTAACAGGTTGCCTTCAGCTTGTGTTGGAGATATGGTGATGGCTACTGTGAAGAAGGGTAAGCCAGATCTCAGGAAGAAGGTTATGCCTGCTGTCATTGTTCGTCAACGCAAGCCATGGCGCCGAAAGGACGGTGTTTTCATGTACTTCGAAG ATAATGCTGGTGTGATTGTGAACCCCAAGGGAGAAATGAAAG GGTCTGCCATCACTGGCCCAATTGGTAAAGAATGTGCTGATCTATGGCCTAGGATTGCATCTGCTGCCAATGCTATTGTGTAG